In Candidatus Delongbacteria bacterium, the DNA window ATTTAATTTTTTTTATAGAAAAAACCCTCCTCAATTGCTCTTTTTTCTATATCAATGAGTATTTTACACTGACTTTCAGAAGGTAATTTAGAAGGTATTTGACAACTTATTGTTAATATACTCATTTCTTTATCAGTAAAAAATTTGTTAAATACTCCCCATTCAGACAGCTTCTTCCAGTAATCAGATCCTTTATCAATTACAAATTTTTGGTAATAAATCTTATTTACAATGATTTGATCTTTTTTAGCATTCTTTTCTTTATCGTTTTGTTCAGATCGATCTTGTAGATACTTACTTAGATCATAACTCAGATTTATATCAATTTTTTTTGCTTCATCCCAACATCTTTCCCTTTTACACCATTCTGAAATATTAGCCAAATTGCTTGGAGTATCTTTTATATGATCATTTACAATCTGAGCAATAATCAACAACTGATTTTCCAGATTATCAGAGATAGTTTGCTCTTGCCAAATTTTCTCATAGTTAAACAATAATTTGGAAGTATCTAATAAATGAGAAAATAATGCTAAAGTGTAAGTTACGATATTTGCTTTATAGCCACCATACCACTCTTGCTTCATTATCTTCCTGTCTAAAGACCTAAAAATTATGGCTTTAGACACTAATCTCTTAAAATATAACTCGTTGAATTCAAGTTCATTTTTTTCCCATATAGTAACATTTCTTTCAGCAAATTTTGTAAAGTTTTTTTCAGCACCAAGGCTTACTAGATGTGGAAGACAATCAATAGTATTTATGTATTTTGCTATATCAGTTTTAGTAAACATTTGATTTTTTGGGTTTTGATTTAAGAATTTTTTCTTTAATGCTGGTGTTAATACATTCTGAGAGTTTGCATACTGACCTCTTGTTCTTTCATAATACCAGTGAGTTTCAATTATTGAACCAGATATAGAAGTTGCCCATAACCTTCTTGAAAGTTCTTCAATTCTTAAATGGTATGGATGATTAGAATAAAAATCTGTAGCATTCACTTTATTTTGTGTGTTTGCAAATCTTGAAATTTTTGGAACAATAGTTTCAACATCTTCCTTTTTCGATATTATGTTTAACTTTATCTGAACAAAAATTTTATTAAGGACACATTTTTCTTTTTTGAAAGCAGTGTACAATGATGCTGTCGTTTGTCCTCCATTTACTATTTGAAAATTATCAATTTTATAAATTTCTTTTTTGTTTTCATCATATTCAACAGATTCAGCAGTAGCGGTTAACCCGTTATTATAGGCAAAAAACATTTCAGGATCATTTTTAATTGTATTTCTTATTTCCTTATTTACTTTACCTCTGAATTGTAAAAAAGTCCTAACGTTTTGTTCTAGCAGTCTATCTCCGAAATCATCATACAAGTCTGCCAGAAGTTGACCTGGTGCTACTATCAGATAAGATTCATAATTACTCGAACCAGTATTAGCTGACAAAGCAGGAACACCTCTATCAATATATTTCTTTAACTCAATTGATACTTTATCTCTCTCATTCCCTGATGTTTGTAGCTTAAATACTCTACTGATATCCCAAACATCATGAACAACATTTATTCCATTAATTAGTTCATTAGGGATATTTTTAAAATTCTGACTCCTTTC includes these proteins:
- a CDS encoding AIPR family protein, coding for MTYEEFYEEFMQSILAEENFSESIFTKQMLDFLVEEAIIDEFTYNDIPFKHTTKGLRVDAWNYQEESGVLYLFITDFKFDNKINVLTHTQSKQIFGRLEKFFKESFKKKFVESLEESSTGFEISDFILRNEKEITELRAILLTNSERSQNFKNIPNELINGINVVHDVWDISRVFKLQTSGNERDKVSIELKKYIDRGVPALSANTGSSNYESYLIVAPGQLLADLYDDFGDRLLEQNVRTFLQFRGKVNKEIRNTIKNDPEMFFAYNNGLTATAESVEYDENKKEIYKIDNFQIVNGGQTTASLYTAFKKEKCVLNKIFVQIKLNIISKKEDVETIVPKISRFANTQNKVNATDFYSNHPYHLRIEELSRRLWATSISGSIIETHWYYERTRGQYANSQNVLTPALKKKFLNQNPKNQMFTKTDIAKYINTIDCLPHLVSLGAEKNFTKFAERNVTIWEKNELEFNELYFKRLVSKAIIFRSLDRKIMKQEWYGGYKANIVTYTLALFSHLLDTSKLLFNYEKIWQEQTISDNLENQLLIIAQIVNDHIKDTPSNLANISEWCKRERCWDEAKKIDINLSYDLSKYLQDRSEQNDKEKNAKKDQIIVNKIYYQKFVIDKGSDYWKKLSEWGVFNKFFTDKEMSILTISCQIPSKLPSESQCKILIDIEKRAIEEGFFYKKN